The proteins below are encoded in one region of Pomacea canaliculata isolate SZHN2017 linkage group LG7, ASM307304v1, whole genome shotgun sequence:
- the LOC112568208 gene encoding uncharacterized protein LOC112568208: MSASWRTVGVCFLLLLLQKKVLASTCGLSNFTDTLSEEENGSINTNYTVDITATPETVNFVYQVCEENSLKTACSFIRDKDSMTMVGHDRSQKKGVSCYWEQRNVSRSVMALDIYISQVITRSLSVMVLSLGRGGIAKPKRIIHVNVLYPPNVSSLTVDGHEVDGDYIIEEGKKTDIFCVFDKGNPQISFQLLDKYRYEIKSAGNEEHLSYSLTVWCKHDWPVVSCEGSRSTRNRSVSFLVRCPPQFLEKMKIVNLRSFEELTYHVKAHTAAFTECHLTPVVSDDDSSSNNNNNIRGLSCILSGKPPNLVLSVYLHKQASITQGNWTLNLRNEKGSANTILSIIYGETSSVSVASVPFRRADLTVGAVPLHVRLTFVYQ; the protein is encoded by the exons AAGTACTTGCCTCGACCT GTGGACTATCTAATTTTACTGACACCCTTTCCGAAGAAGAAAATGGTTCTATTAACACCAACTATACTGTCGACATTACGGCAACACCAGAGACAGTTAACTTCGTTTATCAAGTTTGTGAAGAGAACTCTTTAAAAACTGCATGCAGCTTTATTCGTGACAAGGACTCTATGACCATGGTTGGCCACGACAGGAGCCAAAAGAAAGGAGTTAGCTGCTACTGGGAACAACGAAATGTCAGCAGGTCTGTGATGGCTTTAGACATCTACATTTCTCAGGTCATCACGAGGTCACTGAGTGTGATGGTGCTGTCTCTAGGGAGAGGCGGGATTGCCAAACCAAAGCGAATCATCCATGTTAATGTACTTT accCACCTAATGTTTCAAGTCTGACCGTCGACGGACACGAGGTTGATGGTGATTACATTATTGAGGAAGGCAAAAAGACCGATATTTTCTGCGTATTTGACAAAGGCAACCCCCAAATCAGTTTTCAGCTTCTGGATAAATATAGATATGAAATTAAATCTGCTGGTAATGAAGAACATCTCAGCTATTCACTCACTGTCTGGTGCAAACACGACTGGCCAGTGGTCAGCTGCGAAGGAAGCAGGTCGACACGGAACAGATCAGTCTCCTTTCTGGTCAGGT GTCCTCCTcagtttcttgaaaaaatgaaaatcgtTAATCTACGATCTTTTGAAGAGCTAACATATCATGTTAAGGCTCACACGGCAGCGTTCACTGAATGCCACTTGACACCAGTGGTTTCAGacgacgacagcagcagcaacaacaacaacaacatcagagGACTAAGCTGCATCCTTAGCGGTAAACCACCGAATCTCGTCCTGAGCGTTTATCTACACAAACAAGCAAGTATTACCCAAGGGAACTGGACACTGAATCTTCGAAATGAAAAAGGTTCTGCCAACACTATACTGAGCATCATTTATGGTGAAA CCTCTTCCGTGTCGGTGGCTTCGGTTCCTTTTCGGCGGGCAGACTTGACAGTCGGCGCAGTTCCGCTTCATGTCCGTTTGACCTTTGTGTATCAGTGA